The following coding sequences lie in one Cannabis sativa cultivar Pink pepper isolate KNU-18-1 chromosome 5, ASM2916894v1, whole genome shotgun sequence genomic window:
- the LOC115718180 gene encoding F-box protein At2g26160, producing MQEMSRAAEQDWTSLHEDLIISIANRLPLENYVVFASACRPFRAVLTNLNFNNSNHHRLPWLMLLRRTIHSDSNSQIAPIICSLSNNKLYNLLPPSHTYRINPIFSSLGWIMTPAASTTNDLTLFHPLSPDRSKVQLPNRNIFTIQKLLLSSRPTLASSEDLLVVIIDSHERSTHNRLSLWRSGNSSWKKIRTLPDHTFFHDVALFEGRFYAVDRNRRVFALTLDHPDPVASLILHLNLPKWEAPFVNPYDIEMLFLVESEGSLLVVQGNRQWWGEGRHETTEFRVFEVDVNDGAFRKVLDLGDRALFVADNSSSFSIKASEFEGCKCNCVYFADDFGKLDKCGVRNKDIGIFHLESGEIEHLFRLENTKSNYLAPLWVQQPSFFM from the coding sequence ATGCAAGAAATGAGTAGAGCAGCAGAGCAAGACTGGACCTCACTTCATGAAGATCTCATAATTTCCATAGCTAATCGCTTACCTCTCGAAAACTACGTCGTTTTCGCCTCTGCTTGTCGTCCTTTCAGAGCTGTCCTCACCAACCTCAATTTCAACAATTCGAACCACCACCGTCTTCCATGGCTGATGCTGCTCCGACGAACAATCCATTCCGATTCCAACTCACAAATCGCCCCAATCATCTGCAGCCTCTCAAACAACAAGCTCTACAACCTTCTTCCACCATCTCACACTTATCGAATCAATCCGATTTTCTCTTCTCTGGGATGGATAATGACGCCGGCGGCCTCAACCACCAACGACCTAACTCTGTTCCATCCTCTATCGCCAGATCGATCAAAAGTTCAACTCCCAAATCGGAATATCTTTACCATCCAGAAGCTCTTGTTGTCGTCGAGACCGACTCTCGCGTCGTCGGAGGACTTACTGGTCGTGATAATTGATTCTCACGAAAGATCGACTCATAATCGATTGTCCTTGTGGAGATCAGGAAACTCGTCGTGGAAGAAGATCAGAACCCTACCGGATCACACTTTCTTTCACGATGTTGCTCTTTTCGAGGGCCGATTCTACGCCGTCGATCGCAACCGCAGAGTTTTTGCCCTAACTCTCGATCATCCCGATCCAGTGGCTTCCTTGATTTTGCATCTGAACCTTCCGAAATGGGAAGCGCCGTTCGTGAACCCGTACGACATCGAAATGTTGTTCTTGGTGGAATCGGAAGGGTCACTTCTCGTCGTTCAAGGGAATCGGCAATGGTGGGGTGAAGGTCGGCACGAAACGACAGAGTTTCGGGTGTTCGAGGTGGACGTAAACGACGGTGCGTTTCGTAAGGTTTTGGACTTGGGAGATAGGGCTCTGTTCGTTGCAGATAATTCGTCGTCGTTTTCGATCAAGGCTTCAGAGTTTGAGGGGTGTAAGTGTAATTGTGTATATTTTGCTGACGATTTTGGTAAATTGGATAAATGTGGGGTTAGAAATAAAGATATTGGAATATTCCATTTGGAAAGTGGGGAAATTGAGCATTTATTTCGACTTGAGAATACAAAGTCCAATTATTTAGCTCCACTGTGGGTTCAGCAGCCAAGCTTTTTCATGTGA